The sequence acatatTCTGATAAGTTATTAGATTTGTGACAAGCCGTTAGAATTATCGTCACTCAGTTGCCACGCTGATATTTTAGAGTAAAACAGGCATAACTCTTTGTtctgatatcaaattttggaaaaattggtggcgttggaaagaggactcaaagaaatttcatttaatatatagtagaccacccagttcgtcctatacaaggagttatggtcgattgaagttgacccaagtttcaacgctcactcaaactcgaacgataggaaagcttttaactcatgcttgagtttggggacctctataaTCTCAATTTATGATCAAATCAGTTCCCAcattacataattgattaacatatcaaattttcataggatttatggcttttgaatcatctacacatagaaataataatttttattctagcccaaaatgcggggtgttacattcgAAAAGAAGGTAAGCTCAGACCTCAATATATTGATCCTTTTAAGATTCTCTACGTAGTTGGCtaggtggcctatgagttagcctTGCCTCTAAATTTCACTATTGTTCATCCGatgttccatgtctctatgttgtggaAGTATATTCCTGTATATTTTTAATCCGACTCATATTCTTAGGTAGGACTCAGTCCTGTTAGATGAGCAGTTGACCTTTGAGGAGGAGCccatgcttattttggctagggatgtgaGACAGTTGCGTACTAGAGAGATttctgtagttaaggttcagtggaaaCACAGCCTAGTgaaggaggccacttgggagatcgagagtgagatacaggcctagtatcctcacttgtttgagacttcaggtattttcTCCATATTTAACTTTTGGGGACGAAATTTCCTtcgtagtggatgttgtaatgcccttcaggttattttttgTGATTccatttatttcttatgttagatATTTTCCATAGTTATCCCAaaattatttatgactttctgtactgatagtttggttaccgagCAGTCTGTTTGGTATTTAGAACTGTTTCCCTATTTATAAGTCTTCGTTGATTCTAAATGGCCATTgagcaaaaacttcagtaaatGATATCAAATGCAAATTCTAACTGCGCAAACAGCTTTGAAATATCCTTTTTAGATTGGGTAGACCATTAGTTTGGGTCCTGCAACACCCgaacttattttgacctattgatcgaaaagttggtAAATAAGAAATTTAGGTGTAGGGCCCATATTTGATCAAAATAATCTCAGATAGAAAATACAACTTTTCCAATGTGTTCGGAATGTTGAAATCAGTGTGGTTTCATATTTCATTTGCTCATATTGGACTCCGAATGCATCCCGTGGCATTGGATGATACTTGGAATCTAATTAAAAGTTTCATTTATCTTTTAGTGCTGCAAGTACCGCGATCGCAGAGGCCCTATCACAATTATAATACCATAATTTTGACTACCGTGTGTATGTAATCGCCTTATCTGAGGGCCTGGAAAGGGTTATTTGAATACCCATTTTGGCCGAGAATTATCCATTTCTCCATTGCCTTGAGCTCCATAAACCTTAATAAAGTGTGTAGTccttaaattgagtcttgggtatTGATTGTGAAGCTTAAATAACTTATTCAATCGTGATTAACATTGAATTTAAGGtatgaattctttatttttagtGTTGAATTCTTAATTGTTTGACCCAAAATACCTAAtggcttgaggcttgatttttAGCCCAAATATGACTGATTTGTATCAATTTCTTGAGGGTTACAACTCTCTAATAGTATTTGAATAATGAGTTGGTCTCGAAAACTTGTTTTCCATTTATGtgacccacttgggggtttttGGTGTCGGTTTgaacccgaagcacaatggtgcaatatgggtgttgATACTCTCGTAATAATGCATAAATTATGTTTTTGCTAGTTTGGCTCCTTGAAGAATCTTTGATGAAAGGGAAAGCGAAGAttgttggttcgtgagctatatttaaatttaaggtaGTTTAGGCTTActtttgttagattgagctttattatagtatgactTTGATATCTTGATAATATTGGGTGAGGTTTTAGATGTTGAAAAGTATGTGGTAATGTTGGGATTAGTTGAACCACTTAGGCTATTGAACTCATAAATGTGGTACTTGACTTATAGTCTAAAACCTCGTGTAGTTGGACTTGTTATTTCATGAATAGCATGGGAATGCTCTAGTTAGACGGAAGTGACCTGTTCACTTATCTTAAGAGTAAGTTGACCTAGATATTCATAGTTATGAAATTGGCCTTAGATGCTTTAGATGACTTAAGAGtaatacttgaggaagaattATCCTATAGAACTAGTGTGGTTTGATAAACCTTTAAGACATGATCTAGACGACTTAGCCTAGTTCCTGGTAGAAGTTAGACTTAAAGAGATAATTTGAAATATTAGAAGCGAAACTTGACCCGCCTTAAACTTGAACTATGTAGCTTCATTAGTGACTTAGATATTTGTTAAACACCTAGAATATGCTTGGGTTATATTATGTCTAAGCTAAATAAATGatttattcatgatgttgattttgGAAATGATGTGCATACTTGATTGTTATCTTATTATCATTACTCGGATAGCATTGGAAAGTCTTGTAAATTGAACATATGACTATGCTATCACTTAACTTATTGGCTAGTTTACTATGTAAGCCTTGGATTATGTCATTACTCATATTATGTTCAAGCCTAGTGACTAAACTTATGTTTGTGTTGAAGAATTCCTTTCGTGCTAGTATTCTGAATCATGCCTATTAAGAGAGATTCTAGAAAGTATAATCATGGCTTGTAATTGACATGCTAATATCTATGTCAAATCTGGTAATGTGTTGAGTGTTCATACCATATGGATATATATGTTCATGCACTTACTATTATAATGCATCGATAATGAATGGTGAGGTACCATGGTATAGCCTttcttacttctctttcactCTATTGTTTGTGGGGCTTGTACTTGCGAATGATTCGGCGacacacacagacacacacatatatatatctcatGATGTCTGGTACATCCGAAGAATACATTGATAATTTATGATGCCAGGTACATCTGAAGGGTATATTGATGATGTTATCATGCCTCAATAAGTCTGAAGgatacattgatgatattatgatacccGGTACATCCGGAGGATAAACTGATGATGTTATGATGTCCGGTAAGTCCTAAGGATacattgataatattatgatgtcCGATAAGTCCggagaatatattgatgatattagatATTCGGTAAGTTCGGATGATATATTGACGATATTATGATGCCCGGTGgattcaaaaaatatattgatCATAGATGATGTTTGGTACATCTGGAGTAATacattgatgttatgatgatgcccaataaatttgaagaaatatattgATGAAATGATGATACCCAATAAGctcggaggatatgttgatggtATGATGATGTCTGGTAAGTTTGgagaatatatattgatattatgttcGGAGGATATTGTTTATGTGTGATTCTTCCTTTATATGATTACATCCGTATGTGTTTTGAAGGTATGATGTTATCCTTGGGATGTCAGTCATAATTCTTTGATACTAATCACTTGTTAAGTGGTGTAATTCTTGCTAGTGACGAATAGTGAGTAGAAGTAGAATATGCCGAATAAAGAGTTAAGACTAATTGGTAAGTGCAATCTTGTGTAGAAATAAGAATTCACCTAGTGAATATATTTGGCTTGGATAaacaaattaattaagaaatattgCCTTGTTAAAAGAATTGTATGGTAACTAGTTGACTACTAAATGACTATTTCACTTGATGACTAGAAGTCTAGATTACTAGTTAAGGAACCTTGTTAGTTGAAATGTGATAACTAGAAATTGTGGCTCTTATGTGGTCAATGGTGATAATAAGTTAGCATAtgttgatgattagtgatattaATGCATAAAGTATAAGGTTGTTTGGTTGTTAAATGAGGATTGTAGATTTATGATGCTAGATAGTAAGAGGCGTTggttgatagatagatagatagatagatagatagatagatagatagatagatagatagataggtgcATTTAATGATATGTAACCTTTtcctatatgatgactagtgcGCCTATGATAACTTGAAATAAGCTTTGGTCAAATGGCATCTATTGGTTAGTAGTGCATCTTGACTAGATGTGGATGTTGGCTATTTAGTGAATAATAGTTAGTGTTAACTTGCAAATGAGGTTTATGTAAAGAATCGGTTAGGCTATAATTGGAGATCCTATAAGGACTAGTGAATTAgtagtttaataataataagagttGGTTGATTAATAATATGTAGATTGAGTGTATTGATATCATAGATATCTAAATAACTATATGACTAAGGTTATGAGTACTTGAGTATATGCTATTCCAATTGCGGAAATTGATGATTATTATTAATCTTGAAAAATGACCGTGGATGTGAAATGTAGTGAACCTTGGATAATGATACGTTGGCTACATGTTTATATACTTGATGATTTGATCCTTTcatgtactctccggtggtatggaacgccgtgatgagttctttatgtattatttttttgggtGTACTCCCCGatggtatgggacgtcgtggtgagttcttttactttatgctctaataAATGTATGTGCGTTGGGTGTACTCCCCGatggtatgggacgtcgtggtgagttcttttactttatgctctaataAATGTATGTGCGTTGAACTTAGTATTTGTGCGATTGAAATTGTATTAGTGTCGTTTTACGCTTCCGAGTTGATTACCTATTTATTTATGATGGTATTGGTACATATTGATATGAGATGTAgtattattgttctagttgattatttattttgtacagtgatgatgaagatgatttgGGTTCGATTCTATACCTTTACTTAGAGATTTTGTCttgctttatatcataatttagctcagtcagtcGATGATGCCAACTGATTACCTgttgttttgatactcatactacacttttatacctttttggggCAGACCCGAATACTAGTTGTCGCTGCTGAGTTGAGAACATGCAGTGTTGATCTTCCGGAGATTGGGCAAGCTCTCGGAGTTTCGAGCCGCCCGTTTTCCTCTATTCTTGTTCAGTCTTTTGTATTCGAGACAGAATTGTATTATcaaacttagatgctcttgtactgatattatCTGATCGTGGGATTGATATCCGTATTTGATTGTCTTTTGTAGAACATTATtgtttgttgttgtgttcatctaTTTTGGTCCTTGTCGGGCATTTCTACCGAAGTAATCTGGATTACGATGTTGACTTACCTACGGGTggattatagtaggtgtcatcatgattCGTGAATCGGATCGTGACAAAGCTTTACTTCGTATCTGAAATATTTAGTAGTGGTTCTTTTAATAGGTATACTTGGAATCTATTAGAAGCATCTGGACGAGACTAGATATAAAATTTGAGGTAATTTAGACTCCTTTGTGATAGAAATTCAGATACGAAAATATCGCCATGATATTATATGAAAATATCATATGTTATTACATGATGTGACGTGTTGAAGCCATGAAAATTTCTTACAAAAGTGTAGGATAAAGCTGCATACATTACACCTTTGATCCGATCCTTTTCCAGACCTCATATATAACAAGAGCTTAGTTTAATGCACCAAATTTTCCTTTATTAACAAGTATATAATACTGATGCACACGCCATACACATCATACACACTAAGATGTATATATTATGGCCTAGACCATATTAGCAAGAAAGGTTAGGCTGTGATTAGAAGTTTCCTTGAggtaattaaaattaaattattaacgTCAGCAGAATAGTTCTCGTAAAAATACACAGTTGAAACTTCATTTTCGCAACAAATAATCATCGCatctaaagaagaaataaaaaatagtgagaaTCTAATATACATTCCCTATTAACAAAAAGCAAGAAGAATTACACATCTAAAGcatataaatcattatatatgACTGAGGGATAATTAACAGCTGAAAGATACTCAAAAgttggtttttcattttttttttttaatcaatatcaCGCATTTAAAGGAGAGTATCTTCACGCTCTTTGCTATATCAGTGTCTGAAAAAGGCCAAATCTATCAAGCTGTAGTTCAAGAAGTGATACTAGCATGGGTGACACATGTATCTCATGACCTTTGAATATCACGCACTTAAAGAAAAATTTCTTCACGCTCTTTGCCACATCAACATCTAAAAAAGGCCAAAGCTGTCAGGCTGTAGTTCAAGAAGTGATACTAGTATGGATGACATGTGTCTCAAGACCCTTCACATGGAGTCAAGCAAGAGAGTTCCAAGGTTTACAAATGATGCTCATGCAAAAAGGAGCTTGAAAAAAGCTTGAAGAATGTCAATGAAAAACGTAAGTCATGTGTGAAGTGGAGGAAGAAAAGGGGCAATTTGTGCAAGTGACTACCTCTTAAATTCAAGAATTCACGAAGAAGACAATCAAATAAAATCCTTATCTCATTAAGGACAATATTATAAAAAGTCAATGTCTCCTTCATTTTCTTAATATACTAGTCTTTTTTAAACAGTAGATTATGTTGGACATTGAACTCTTTAAATTTGTAGCTTCTTCTTAATGAATTCCCTATTGGACATTGAACTCTTAAATTTATAGTTTCTTCTTAGTGAATTCCCTAGAAAATTAGAGCGTAACTAATAGTGGAAtcttgaattcaataaagaaattagTAAGTAATTAATAGTGAAATCTTGGAATTGTTCATCAACTtcttttggttgattaattgaaAGTTCCCAATTTATAgttattttggttttcttttaatttcctaAGTAGATTGATATTTAAGTTGTTGAAATCAATTGGGAGGTGAGGATTTTAGCTCCTTGTTGTCCATAATTTCATTAGCTTGTATATTACCCACATatcctttttctcttttcctttcctTCTTGTTTGATTCCTTTCAAGAAGCTAATCAGGACCTACAATAGCGCAGACATACTCTGACTCAATGAATTGGAACAACCACCCAGATAAGCAGCACCAtagttgttctttttttttcaacaccATAGTtgttctcaagaacaaaaatagaGAACACTTCCTCACTTGTATAATATCCAGCCAGATAAAACTGTCTAAACAAGCAGTATATAATGCAAAAAAATAGCACAAACTTAACTCTATGCTATGGCGCAACAGAGACTACTACTCAAAAGCTATGAGAATGACAAGTAGAAAAAACAAAAGACACTACAACATTTTGCCAAATGGTCTCAATTCCCTAGGCATGCTATCAAAATTCCCAGAATTCACATCCGACTGAAGTAATGGTCTCTTCCCAACTTTCCATTGGATGCCTTCGGCCAAGTGCTCCTTGGTTGGTGTCAGCATTACAAAGTTGGGATCAGCCCTTTGATAGCTGCAATTTCAAAGATATCAAGCACTAAGAAACTTTTAAAGAAGCTCCTATGATGTGTTTTTTGGGACAGAAATCAggatttcaagattttgatagaGGACAGTAAAGACAAATGGATACATTAACGTGACAAATGATTCCTGCCTCTCCATTAAAAGGAAATTCTCACCCAGCTTTTGGTAGCTTACTGGCAGTAGAACTAGTGATATCTACTAATGTTGAAAAGATATGGACTCAATAGACAACTGAAGGATAACCAACCTTCCTTCTCTAATGTTGTCAACACGAATGCCAAATCCGAAGGCTGTTGCTCCTTTTATGCGATCTCTAGTAGCTGTAACCAACATAAAGTCATTATCAGAAActaaattttcaaacaaaaattagacACATATAATTATAATACCTGCACAGCTTAGGTTTTAAGTTGGGCACAGATATCATCAGCCATTGAGACTCAACAATTATGATCTACACCTCTTAAATGAAGATAGAAAAGCCTCAGGGAAGGGTATACTCCAGTTGTTTAATCACCAGTTGGCACGAAAATCCAAcagttaaattatttttcacaacATAGTTTTAACACACATTGTGATACAGTTAGTTTTGCATCCTCAGGTGTGTGGTAAGCTAAATAATTACAACTGTAAAATAGATGCTCTTTATTATGTTATAGCTTTAGCATAAATCTCTATTACCTGAAACATTGAAAGTGAAGGAAGGTTTCCACCATGACTTAAACGCCAAAGCAACAGATGAGCTTAGAGGCCCCACCTTTCCCTGTTGCAGTAACCTTCGCAGTTATTACCCCTTGTTTAGGTTAGCATACACAAGAGGAGAGATCCAGAAGGTGATTACCTTGACCAAAAAATTTTTATTAGCTTGCCAAGATGCAGCAACTTGAAAGGTAGAATCGTGAATGCTGCTTGGAGCTTTCTCATCATTTACTCTGCCACAAAAATTTACAACAAAGTCAGATCCTACTTCACTCTGGCCAGCCTACAGCTTGCTACACTATCTCCGAATACCTCGTCTGCAACTCAAACCCAAAGTCAATATAGTTAGTAATTCCgactacttcattttcttctagtGGATTTTTCACCTGTCATTACAAAAATTGCTAGTTTTAGTACTACCTTTGATGAAGCGTAGAAAACTTCCACAATAATGTCCAAAGCACTAATTCTAAATAACCAAGCACACATTATTTggtttcttttttcaaattagaTGTCATAAAGATAGAAGATCTCAAGCAAAAGATTTTTACATTAACAAGAACTTTtgtcttctctatatttttcagaaaattaaTACGAGTATCAGTGATAACGCTTTTCTAATCTGATTAGTGGTATAGCCTCTATGATTTTCCTGTATACTTCTTTCGCTTTCCAGATTGGCTGTTGCACACTACTCCTGAATAAGTGAACTACATATACTTTCCGAACTGGCAAGACAATTCAATACATGAGTTCTCAACTAAAACTGAGGCATAGTTAAATTACAGAAATGTTCTATTACactgatgtttatacaactttaaATCCAAGAACTTGATGCATATTTCCTCTTTGACAAATCAGCCAAAGAAATTTACAAAAATACCAAGACCCAGAGAATGTATTGAATGTACTAAATAGGCGTACGAACAGATTTACTATaacaaatatctaaatcaaaagaAGCAGTTAGTGGCATTATGCAACAGAATTCTTGTGGATCGTTCAGCAAAATTGCACTTTTATCATCACATGCTGCTGATTAAACTAGACATTACTTCCAAAATAAATTGAACTTGAAGCAAATCCAAATTGCATTTTAAGAGAGTGAGCTAACATCCTGTATGGCATTTCCTCAAGGAAGAGAAACATACCCGTCTTTGAACCACCACATGTTGATAGAATGAAGCAATAAACTGCagcaaaaattatttaatattagaagtgtacaggtacaaattaCAAAATAGGCAATCGAAAACAATAGCCAGTGCATAACCAACTACTAGCTACACAATAATACTTCACAAAAATATTCTCCTGATCCAACCAAGAATGGGTCTAGAATTGGGCCCAAATGTCTATAGCAATAAACAAGAACTAAGGTTTTGCGGCAGAGCAGAAAATTAGCACAACAGAGATCTTAGCATGCCACTGATAGAAGGAAATGCAACGAACCTGTGAATTTTTTGCAAGCTCAAGACCAAAATTGAAGGATGGGCTCAACGGGCTGCCTGATCCCACTCCGTAGCCAATAGCACAGCTACAATTGTCTAAGTTCTTATACTTCTGTTCATTTTTGCTTCCAACTATCAAAAGTAAACAGAACCAATAAAAATACTACCCCATATAAACTCTGAGTTCCTCTTCTCTCTCTTACTCACTATGCATGCACGCATCATTGGGTTAACAAGTAATTTATGAACTGTAAAGGAACATTTTCTCTTAGATACCCAAGCTTTTACCCAATAATACATCAAAATAAGCTTAAAGCTCTTCTACCATGTCAAGTGGCCATGCATGTTCACAGCAAATGCATTCCTTTCACAGGATCAGAGACATGGATTACATATCTAATGCTTCTAGTACACCAAGGTCACATATGTGGTGCATATATTGAATGAATAAGACAAACTGGTAAGAGTATAGCACGGGTAAACAAAAATTCTCTGATGGATCTTTTGCACAATGAGcaacatttttttttgttgttgttgctctttTTGGTTGAATTGATCAGCACAAAATCAAATTTTCTAACCAGGAGTATATCTTGTTTACTAGTGTGACTAAATAATGAATATTTTTACTAAGGAAGCTAATTCGGTGAGTAGTGACAAAGAAAATTACACGGTGGTTCATACTGCACCCCGGTAGTTAACCTTCCCATCTTGCTCACCAGCCATGCACTTTTGGGAACATCATCTCCCACTGCACCAACATTAATTATTCCACTTATGAATTAAACAAGAAATAGCAAAAGATTATTCCACTCACAGCTAATACAAAGGAATGTCCAAACCAGAGAACTTAGCAAAAGCAAGTTCAAGTAAGACACAATAGGTCCcattaaacataaaaattaatttaatcattGCATGTCACATACAAGCAAAAGGCATAAGAGTAGCGCCAACCGAGAGATTTGATGAGCCATATCTCAAACCCATGACTCCATAATCTTTTGAAGATATTCTGGACATTCAAAATGATCATGTCAGTCAGTGTACGTTGACATGTCTAGAAAAACAAGTCTGAGATACGGTCTATGAGAAAATCTGACCAACCTATTCTTTAAAAGCACTGGGAAAATGCCAAAAGCTCCAAACCCATATTTAGGGTAAAACGCACATGATCTCATCAGCAGTGTCCTAGCAATTGGAAAAACAATGGTGGTACAATTGTTTTTCAATCTAAcgaatttttttttatggaagTGATTGAGACTTACGGATCATCAGTTGATACAAAAAGGTCAACAAATGTATGTGGATCCTCAACATCACTGGAACACGAGAATCAAGAAGTTAACCATGTTACGGAGTTAATAATTCTTCAAGAAGACAAAATATAATTAAAGCAAGAGGTTAAGAATACCTTTGCCAACGAAATTGTGCATTTCCTACAATTTTCTCCTCAGGCTTGTTGTCAAGGGGGCCTGCAACCTGAGAAGGCTAAGGAAAAACTTTGTTTCTTGTCAAGTTAACCCATCATTGAGGCAAGGAAACTGTCAAGACCATACCCAATATATTGTCCACAGACTACTTGATGGAACACATAGGACAAGGCCGAAGGTAATCTTTTACGAGAGAAGCTACAGTTGATGAAGTTTGAGAA comes from Capsicum annuum cultivar UCD-10X-F1 chromosome 2, UCD10Xv1.1, whole genome shotgun sequence and encodes:
- the LOC107858812 gene encoding uncharacterized protein LOC107858812 isoform X2; translation: MLESSYNLLFGKLALRCLFEDYFEEARHFSTRIMLKPIDDPHVDLIATVAGPLDNKPEEKIVGNAQFRWQSDVEDPHTFVDLFVSTDDPTLLMRSCAFYPKYGFGAFGIFPVLLKNRISSKDYGVMGLRYGSSNLSVGATLMPFALGDDVPKSAWLVSKMGRLTTGVQYEPPFGSKNEQKYKNLDNCSCAIGYGVGSGSPLSPSFNFGLELAKNSQFIASFYQHVVVQRRVKNPLEENEVVGITNYIDFGFELQTRVNDEKAPSSIHDSTFQVAASWQANKNFLVKGKVGPLSSSVALAFKSWWKPSFTFNVSATRDRIKGATAFGFGIRVDNIREGSYQRADPNFVMLTPTKEHLAEGIQWKVGKRPLLQSDVNSGNFDSMPRELRPFGKML
- the LOC107858812 gene encoding uncharacterized protein LOC107858812 isoform X1; its protein translation is MGNLWSAAAEPPPLMVLVPPLFDFPPLAARTRMLESSYNLLFGKLALRCLFEDYFEEARHFSTRIMLKPIDDPHVDLIATVAGPLDNKPEEKIVGNAQFRWQSDVEDPHTFVDLFVSTDDPTLLMRSCAFYPKYGFGAFGIFPVLLKNRISSKDYGVMGLRYGSSNLSVGATLMPFALGDDVPKSAWLVSKMGRLTTGVQYEPPFGSKNEQKYKNLDNCSCAIGYGVGSGSPLSPSFNFGLELAKNSQFIASFYQHVVVQRRVKNPLEENEVVGITNYIDFGFELQTRVNDEKAPSSIHDSTFQVAASWQANKNFLVKGKVGPLSSSVALAFKSWWKPSFTFNVSATRDRIKGATAFGFGIRVDNIREGSYQRADPNFVMLTPTKEHLAEGIQWKVGKRPLLQSDVNSGNFDSMPRELRPFGKML